From the genome of Thermodesulfobacteriota bacterium:
AGAATGTTCTTAATGATATCAACCAGAAAAATCTGGTTTGCGGATTTTGGGGAGATGTTGCGGTGTGCTGTGAATCGCAGGATCGTTATTTGATGCGATCGATAAAACGCAGCAATCCATCCAGGATGGTCAGGGGATGGGGAGGACAACCGGGGATAAACAGGTCCACGGGGAGAATATGGGGAACACCGTTGTGTTGTTCGGGATGACCGGTATAAGGACCGCCGGCTATAGCGCAGGCGCCTACGGCAATGACGATTTTGGGCGCGGGAACGGCGGCATAGGTTTTATCCAGGGCAAGGCGCATATTTTCGGTTACGGGGCCGGTGATGAGCAAACCGTCCGCATGCCGGGGAGAGGCTACAAACTGTATGCCGAAACGGCCCATGTCCCAGGCCAGGGTTCCGAGTACGTTGCTGTCCGCTTCGCAGGCGTTGCATCCGCCGGCGGAGACCTGCCGGAGCTTCAGGGATCGGCCGAACAGCCGGGCAGCGGTCTCGTAACGGGCCGGAGCGAAATCCGGCGATCCGGACCGGACAAGGAGGCTCTCCCGCCCGGACGCGGCCAGCCGGTATTCACGGTCGAAACAAATGGCGCCGACCGGGCAGGCGGTTTCGCAGGCCCGGCAGAAGAGGCAGCCTCCGGTGTCGATGACCGGTCCCTTATCCGCGTCGAATAGACGGACGGCGCCCACGGGACAGGCGACCATGCACCGGTCGCAGCCGCTTTGGCAGGCGGCGCCGTTGATCACCGGCCGTCCCGCGAAACGGGGAGGCAGATCCGGCGGCGGTCCGTCAGGATAGGCCATGGTCCGGTATTTCTGCTCAAGGCGGGTTTTGATAATTCGCAGCATAAAGATCTTCCTGTTTTTTATAAATCATGCCCGCAATAGGACAGGTTGAAGCTCTTGTTGCACAGCGGAAAATCGGATATCTGCTGGTTGCGCAGGGCCAGGGCCAATCCGAACCAGTTGTGAAATGAGGGATCGACAACCTTGTAGGTTTGAAAACGCCCTCCGGCATCTGTAACAGCCACATGGCAGATCTC
Proteins encoded in this window:
- a CDS encoding 4Fe-4S dicluster domain-containing protein, producing the protein MLRIIKTRLEQKYRTMAYPDGPPPDLPPRFAGRPVINGAACQSGCDRCMVACPVGAVRLFDADKGPVIDTGGCLFCRACETACPVGAICFDREYRLAASGRESLLVRSGSPDFAPARYETAARLFGRSLKLRQVSAGGCNACEADSNVLGTLAWDMGRFGIQFVASPRHADGLLITGPVTENMRLALDKTYAAVPAPKIVIAVGACAIAGGPYTGHPEQHNGVPHILPVDLFIPGCPPHPLTILDGLLRFIDRIK